The Osmerus eperlanus chromosome 7, fOsmEpe2.1, whole genome shotgun sequence genome includes a region encoding these proteins:
- the s100w gene encoding S100 calcium binding protein W, whose protein sequence is MSRLEKAVVSIVEVFEEYAGQDDKKRQLSSSELQELLQKEMSNPEFQGKIDPEDIKEAMEIIDKNHDGEVNFREFSRCVSMLALGYFHKKHGKAGKRDKEGRGGRGDKGKADKE, encoded by the exons ATGTCTCGTCTGGAGAAGGCTGTGGTGTCCATCGTGGAGGTGTTTGAGGAGTACGCGGGGCAGGACGACAAGAAACGCCAGCTCAGCTCTAGTGAGCTGCAGGAACTGCTGCAGAAGGAGATGTCTAACCCTGAGTTCCAG GGAAAGATTGACCCAGAGGACATCAAGGAGGCTATGGAGATCATAGATAAGAACCATGATGGAGAGGTCAACTTCAGGGAGTTTTCCCGTTGTGTGTCCATGCTGGCTTTGGGCTACTTCCATAAGAAGCATGGCAAGGCGGGCAAGAGGGATAAGGAGggtagggggggcaggggcgacAAGGGGAAAGCTGACAAAGAGTAA